A section of the Polynucleobacter sp. AP-Jannik-300A-C4 genome encodes:
- a CDS encoding undecaprenyl-diphosphate phosphatase — protein MDLILLAKAIVLGVVEGLTEFLPISSTGHLILVGDLLDFNDERGKAFEVIIQFGAILAVCWEFREKLWKVASSARTSAISQRFILNLVIASIPAMGLAFVFGKYIKAILFAPIPVASAFIVGALVIFWAERRQQKVILSKSRIQSVDDLTPMDALKVGLAQCAALIPGTSRSGATIIGGMLFGLPRAVATEFSFFLAIPVIGGATAYELLKLWKNPVSLSGDFTWAIVVGFISAFISAFICVRWLIHYVAGHNFIPFAWYRVVFGVLVLVSAYTGLVAWSN, from the coding sequence ATGGATCTAATTTTGCTAGCTAAAGCGATAGTACTGGGGGTAGTGGAGGGCTTAACCGAGTTTTTGCCAATCTCCAGTACGGGCCACCTGATTTTGGTTGGTGATTTACTCGACTTCAATGATGAGCGTGGAAAGGCTTTCGAGGTCATTATTCAGTTTGGCGCGATTTTGGCAGTTTGTTGGGAGTTCCGAGAAAAGCTCTGGAAGGTTGCCTCTTCGGCTCGAACAAGTGCCATCTCGCAACGCTTCATTCTCAATCTAGTGATTGCCTCTATTCCAGCGATGGGTTTGGCGTTCGTATTTGGCAAATACATTAAAGCTATTTTGTTTGCGCCCATTCCAGTGGCTTCTGCATTTATCGTTGGTGCGCTGGTAATCTTCTGGGCGGAGCGCCGTCAGCAAAAAGTCATTTTAAGCAAATCACGTATTCAGTCGGTAGATGATCTCACCCCAATGGATGCTTTAAAGGTCGGGCTGGCGCAATGCGCTGCTTTAATCCCAGGAACTTCTCGTTCAGGTGCAACCATTATTGGCGGCATGTTATTTGGTTTGCCGCGTGCAGTTGCGACTGAGTTTTCTTTCTTCTTGGCCATTCCTGTAATCGGCGGTGCAACTGCTTACGAACTTCTCAAGCTTTGGAAAAATCCCGTTTCTTTATCTGGTGATTTTACTTGGGCGATTGTAGTTGGTTTTATCTCCGCTTTTATCTCCGCTTTCATTTGCGTGCGCTGGTTGATTCATTACGTTGCAGGACATAATTTCATTCCATTCGCTTGGTATCGCGTTGTCTTTGGTGTGCTGGTATTGGTGAGTGCATACACCGGCCTTGTAGCCTGGTCCAACTAA
- a CDS encoding DUF2721 domain-containing protein, which yields MDVSIDAITNNIQLALAPVFLLTAVATLINAISARLARSVDRMRAIQHRIQEGSIQDQDMLAHMMKEANEAKVRGRLCTAAIFFDVLSGVFISLTVLELFFFQAGAVRSLQATYVIWTFVLGLISFMTSLSIVLGEVVYAYRSAGWNTPFPK from the coding sequence ATGGATGTATCAATTGATGCTATTACCAATAATATTCAGCTGGCATTAGCCCCAGTCTTTTTATTGACCGCAGTAGCAACTTTAATTAATGCGATTTCTGCTCGCTTGGCTCGATCAGTGGATCGTATGCGCGCTATTCAGCACCGAATTCAAGAGGGCAGCATTCAGGATCAAGACATGCTGGCCCATATGATGAAAGAAGCGAATGAGGCAAAGGTAAGGGGACGTCTTTGTACAGCTGCGATTTTCTTTGATGTATTAAGCGGTGTATTTATTTCCTTAACAGTTCTAGAGCTATTCTTCTTTCAAGCGGGCGCAGTTCGATCATTACAAGCTACCTACGTCATTTGGACCTTCGTATTGGGCCTCATATCGTTTATGACATCCTTATCTATTGTCTTGGGTGAAGTGGTGTATGCCTATCGCTCGGCTGGATGGAATACGCCTTTCCCAAAATAA
- the trmB gene encoding tRNA (guanosine(46)-N7)-methyltransferase TrmB — translation MTSSRTDRIRSFVLRAGRTTAGQQRAIDELGPQFLVPFQETVLDLPQAFNGSSRPKILEIGFGMGETTAKIAALRTEDDFLAIEVHPPGVGALLKLIGENQLTNLRLIRHDAVEVLEKMIAPNSLDGIHIYFADPWHKKRHHKRRLIQAEFVRLLVSRLKPGAYLHLATDWHNYAEQMLLVLNAESDLENTSSDQIRIETFSATDIASEIELAKESFKEFKPTLEQLEAKHSGYVERPAYRPTTKFETRGIKLGHGVWDLVYKKK, via the coding sequence GTGACTTCTTCTAGAACAGATCGCATTCGCTCTTTTGTATTACGTGCTGGTAGAACCACTGCTGGCCAGCAGCGAGCTATTGATGAATTGGGCCCTCAGTTCTTAGTGCCATTTCAGGAGACCGTATTGGATCTTCCTCAGGCTTTTAATGGCTCTTCTCGTCCAAAGATATTGGAGATTGGTTTTGGGATGGGTGAGACCACCGCCAAAATTGCTGCCTTGCGTACTGAGGATGATTTTTTGGCAATTGAAGTCCACCCCCCAGGAGTTGGCGCTTTACTAAAGCTGATTGGCGAAAACCAGCTCACCAATCTACGCTTGATTCGTCATGATGCAGTTGAGGTGCTAGAGAAGATGATTGCGCCAAATTCTTTGGATGGTATTCATATTTACTTTGCAGATCCTTGGCACAAGAAGCGTCATCACAAGCGCCGTTTAATTCAGGCAGAGTTTGTGAGGCTGCTAGTCTCTCGGCTTAAGCCTGGCGCCTATTTGCATTTAGCTACCGACTGGCATAACTATGCCGAGCAAATGCTCTTAGTATTGAATGCAGAGTCTGACTTGGAAAATACCTCTTCTGATCAAATACGCATTGAAACTTTTTCAGCGACTGATATTGCTAGTGAAATTGAGCTTGCTAAAGAGTCTTTTAAAGAATTCAAGCCTACTCTTGAGCAACTCGAGGCTAAGCATTCTGGGTATGTGGAGAGACCTGCATATAGACCAACTACTAAGTTTGAAACTCGCGGCATTAAGTTAGGACATGGTGTGTGGGATTTAGTCTATAAGAAAAAATAA
- a CDS encoding NAD-dependent succinate-semialdehyde dehydrogenase, translated as MQKIDIRPLLKDPGLFKEDAFINGAWVKSNNTFAVTNPATGEYIAQVSNLGNKDVELAIHAAEGAFQEWKSKTAKERAQVMRKWFDLIIQNTQDLATLMTLEQGKPLVEATGEVTYGASFIEWFAEEAKRVAGTIPSTTWSDKRLIVMKQPIGVCVAITPWNFPIAMITRKIAPAMAAGCTIVIKPAELTPLSALALAELAQRAGVPAGVINILTADAEQSIVIGQTLCASPIVRHLSFTGSTEVGRILMAQCAPTVKKLALELGGHAPFIVFEDADIDAAVSGAMASKYRNSGQTCVCANRFYVHKNVLDQFVEKFAKAIEAIKVGNGMEAGTTQGPLIEQAALEKVERHVADALSKGAKLVSGGKRSALGGTFYEPTILSNVTNDMLITHEETFGPVAPIIAFESDEEAIRLANNSQFGLASYFYSRDIGRIWKAAEALEYGIVGVNSGIISNEVGPFGGVKQSGLGREGSVYGMDEYLELKYVCLGL; from the coding sequence ATGCAAAAAATAGATATTCGCCCCTTACTCAAAGATCCAGGTTTATTTAAAGAAGATGCTTTCATTAACGGTGCTTGGGTAAAGTCCAACAATACCTTTGCCGTTACTAATCCAGCTACGGGCGAGTACATTGCACAAGTAAGCAATCTTGGAAACAAAGATGTAGAACTAGCTATCCATGCAGCAGAGGGCGCTTTTCAGGAATGGAAAAGTAAAACTGCCAAAGAGCGTGCCCAGGTGATGCGCAAATGGTTTGATCTGATTATTCAGAATACTCAAGACCTTGCCACCCTCATGACCCTGGAACAGGGCAAGCCCTTAGTTGAGGCAACTGGTGAAGTGACTTACGGCGCCTCATTTATTGAATGGTTTGCAGAAGAAGCTAAACGGGTAGCAGGCACTATTCCAAGCACAACTTGGAGCGATAAACGTCTCATCGTGATGAAACAGCCGATTGGTGTCTGCGTAGCAATTACTCCGTGGAACTTTCCGATTGCCATGATTACCCGCAAGATTGCGCCAGCAATGGCAGCAGGTTGCACCATTGTTATTAAGCCTGCCGAACTAACCCCGCTATCGGCTCTTGCCCTAGCTGAACTTGCACAACGTGCTGGCGTACCAGCAGGCGTAATCAACATTCTGACGGCAGATGCTGAGCAATCTATTGTGATTGGTCAAACACTGTGCGCCTCACCTATAGTTCGCCATCTATCATTTACTGGATCTACAGAAGTTGGCCGTATTTTGATGGCTCAGTGCGCACCTACCGTAAAAAAATTAGCCCTCGAACTGGGTGGCCACGCACCCTTTATTGTTTTTGAAGATGCGGATATCGATGCGGCAGTCTCTGGCGCAATGGCATCTAAATATCGCAACTCTGGTCAAACTTGCGTTTGTGCGAATCGCTTTTATGTCCACAAGAATGTGCTCGATCAATTTGTGGAGAAGTTTGCCAAGGCTATTGAAGCGATTAAAGTGGGTAACGGCATGGAGGCTGGAACCACTCAAGGCCCACTGATTGAGCAAGCCGCACTTGAGAAAGTAGAAAGGCATGTAGCTGATGCACTTAGCAAAGGTGCTAAGCTGGTCAGCGGCGGTAAGCGATCTGCGTTGGGGGGCACTTTCTATGAACCAACTATTTTGTCCAATGTCACTAATGACATGCTCATTACCCATGAAGAGACCTTTGGTCCAGTTGCCCCCATTATTGCTTTTGAAAGCGATGAAGAGGCAATAAGATTAGCGAACAACAGTCAATTTGGATTAGCTTCCTACTTCTACAGCCGAGATATTGGTCGTATCTGGAAAGCGGCAGAGGCATTGGAGTACGGTATTGTGGGCGTGAATTCTGGAATCATCTCCAATGAAGTGGGTCCATTTGGAGGAGTGAAACAATCCGGCTTAGGGCGTGAGGGTAGCGTCTATGGCATGGATGAATACCTAGAACTCAAATACGTTTGTCTTGGTTTGTAA
- the nusB gene encoding transcription antitermination factor NusB: MTKTPATSQAPVASAPKRSLTPRRRAREYALQGVYQSLVMRRAGSLPNAAAIAKQLAEDPGFRRCQHDLFQGIFAGVLERTDELEGIITPALDRPINELSPVEHAALLIGAYELAIDLSVPYKVAINEAVELAKTFGGTDGHKYVNGVLDLLAQKLRSTEIQAG; the protein is encoded by the coding sequence ATGACTAAGACCCCCGCAACATCACAAGCCCCTGTGGCCAGCGCACCAAAACGCTCCCTCACGCCACGCCGCCGTGCTCGTGAGTATGCCCTTCAAGGTGTATATCAAAGCCTAGTGATGCGTCGTGCAGGTAGCCTGCCGAATGCTGCAGCCATTGCTAAACAGTTGGCAGAAGACCCTGGCTTTAGGCGTTGCCAACATGATTTATTCCAAGGTATTTTTGCTGGCGTTTTAGAGCGTACAGATGAGCTCGAAGGCATCATTACCCCTGCGCTGGATCGCCCTATCAATGAGCTCTCCCCTGTAGAGCATGCCGCCCTATTAATTGGTGCGTATGAGCTGGCCATCGATTTATCTGTTCCATATAAAGTAGCCATCAATGAGGCTGTAGAGCTTGCTAAGACCTTCGGTGGTACCGATGGTCATAAATACGTGAACGGGGTACTTGACCTCTTGGCTCAAAAGCTAAGAAGCACAGAAATTCAGGCGGGTTAA
- the ribH gene encoding 6,7-dimethyl-8-ribityllumazine synthase, translating to MNTSNDESAVGVLATDLNGQDLRIGIVQARFNEEHCVALTTACIEELVKLGVFQSDIKLVTVPGALEIPFALQKLAETGEFDGLVALGAIIRGETYHFELVSNESGAGITRVCLESGLPIANGVLTCETDEQAQVRVQVKGADCAKAVVEMANLALALTPDIDFEINPSEE from the coding sequence ATGAACACATCCAATGACGAATCTGCTGTAGGCGTACTTGCTACCGACCTCAATGGTCAAGATCTACGCATTGGTATCGTGCAAGCGCGCTTTAATGAAGAGCATTGCGTTGCACTCACTACCGCATGTATTGAAGAGCTAGTCAAGTTAGGCGTCTTCCAATCTGATATCAAGTTAGTCACCGTGCCGGGTGCATTAGAAATTCCATTCGCACTTCAAAAGCTGGCTGAAACAGGTGAGTTTGATGGCTTGGTTGCGCTAGGCGCCATCATCCGTGGCGAGACTTATCACTTTGAACTCGTATCGAATGAATCTGGGGCTGGCATTACCCGTGTTTGCCTTGAGTCTGGACTACCAATTGCTAATGGTGTTCTCACCTGCGAGACGGATGAGCAAGCGCAAGTACGCGTTCAAGTTAAAGGTGCTGATTGCGCTAAAGCCGTTGTTGAAATGGCTAACTTAGCATTAGCCCTCACACCCGATATTGATTTTGAAATCAATCCCAGCGAAGAGTAA
- the ribBA gene encoding bifunctional 3,4-dihydroxy-2-butanone-4-phosphate synthase/GTP cyclohydrolase II — MQNILASTKEIVADMKAGKMVILVDEEDRENEGDLVLAADHVTPEAVNFMAKHGRGLICLTLTRERCQQINLPLMVRDNGTSMGTNFTVSIEAASGVTTGISAADRAHTIKTAVAANAKPSDLVQPGHIFPLMAQPGGVLIRSGHTEAGCDLAAMAGCSPTAVICEIMKDDGSMARLPDLLEFAKEHQLKIGSIADLIQYRSQHESIVVREGEREFTTPWGKFQGIVYRDTPSSCIHLALVHGKPSEGIETLVRVHEPLTALDFLDANVSTHSWPLAQALQKLAASPAGVAVLLNTSGIAAPGDADWLAQFHKLNGTQSENPSAPQARKTDFRTYGIGAQILKDLGVGKMRLLANPSPVPSLSGYKLEVTGYTPFQSNLESKQ; from the coding sequence ATGCAAAATATCCTTGCCTCCACTAAAGAAATCGTTGCCGACATGAAAGCTGGCAAGATGGTGATCTTGGTTGACGAAGAAGATCGTGAGAATGAAGGTGATTTAGTACTCGCTGCTGACCATGTCACCCCTGAGGCGGTGAATTTCATGGCTAAGCATGGTCGTGGATTAATTTGCCTGACTTTGACACGCGAACGTTGCCAACAAATTAATCTTCCTTTAATGGTGCGCGATAACGGCACCTCCATGGGAACCAATTTCACAGTTTCGATTGAAGCAGCCAGCGGTGTCACCACCGGAATTTCAGCTGCTGACCGCGCCCATACAATCAAAACTGCGGTTGCAGCTAATGCAAAACCAAGCGACCTAGTTCAACCCGGTCATATCTTTCCATTGATGGCACAACCTGGTGGCGTATTGATTCGCTCAGGTCATACAGAGGCTGGTTGTGATTTAGCCGCAATGGCAGGTTGCTCACCTACCGCCGTGATTTGCGAAATCATGAAGGACGATGGCAGCATGGCACGTTTGCCAGATTTATTAGAGTTTGCAAAAGAACATCAATTAAAAATTGGCAGTATCGCTGACCTCATTCAGTATCGCAGCCAACATGAAAGTATTGTGGTCCGCGAAGGTGAACGTGAATTTACAACACCTTGGGGGAAGTTCCAAGGCATCGTCTATCGCGATACCCCAAGCTCTTGCATTCACTTGGCTTTAGTTCACGGTAAACCATCGGAGGGCATAGAAACATTAGTTCGCGTACATGAACCTCTCACAGCATTAGATTTCTTGGACGCTAATGTCAGCACCCACTCCTGGCCACTGGCGCAAGCACTCCAAAAGCTAGCAGCCTCACCAGCTGGCGTCGCTGTTTTACTCAATACCTCTGGTATTGCAGCTCCAGGAGATGCAGATTGGTTGGCACAGTTTCATAAACTCAACGGCACACAGTCAGAAAACCCAAGTGCACCGCAAGCACGCAAAACAGATTTCCGCACTTACGGCATTGGTGCACAAATCCTTAAAGATCTTGGCGTAGGAAAGATGCGTTTGCTGGCCAACCCAAGTCCGGTCCCAAGCCTATCTGGATATAAGCTTGAAGTGACTGGCTATACCCCTTTTCAATCCAATCTTGAATCTAAACAATAA
- a CDS encoding prepilin-type N-terminal cleavage/methylation domain-containing protein: MPNIPSEYSHRSTKSQGLKGQANGFVLLEVLVAMSLIATSWISLGNTYQKLLLLMGQLGARRLQIHQELDQHEIAQATAAKIVSKESLLNESTRVPRRIRPVPDLGRASIKK; encoded by the coding sequence ATGCCCAACATTCCCAGCGAATACAGCCATAGATCCACTAAGTCCCAGGGTTTAAAAGGACAAGCCAATGGCTTTGTCTTGTTGGAAGTGCTTGTAGCGATGAGCTTGATAGCAACTAGCTGGATCAGCCTTGGTAATACCTATCAAAAATTACTACTACTTATGGGGCAATTAGGGGCAAGACGATTGCAAATACACCAGGAGTTAGACCAACATGAGATTGCCCAGGCGACAGCAGCAAAAATCGTATCGAAAGAAAGCCTATTGAATGAGTCTACTAGAGTGCCTCGTCGGATTCGCCCTGTGCCTGATCTTGGTAGGGCCTCTATTAAAAAATAG
- a CDS encoding Tfp pilus assembly protein FimT/FimU: MNGINDKNLNYLRMESGGSLLELMAVVLLIAIMAVMSMPLLQNGMAVRQIDTIARRFIVHAQFARGQALMLGIPTQIAPITDKLWDEGWVVKNACSEKRASSACVERRWFSQGDIAPIYFKGGGKQFIDPHSGKRGILFNAAGAAKTGQGGFVANRLILGHEQVASLERQLILGSGGRWRICDPVRDTKACR; this comes from the coding sequence ATGAATGGTATAAATGATAAAAATCTGAATTACCTCAGAATGGAAAGTGGCGGCAGTTTGCTGGAGCTAATGGCCGTGGTGCTATTGATTGCCATCATGGCGGTCATGTCAATGCCGCTACTACAAAATGGCATGGCCGTTCGACAAATTGATACTATCGCTCGACGTTTTATTGTTCATGCGCAATTTGCACGAGGACAAGCTTTAATGCTGGGCATTCCAACCCAGATTGCTCCTATTACCGACAAGCTTTGGGATGAGGGGTGGGTAGTGAAAAATGCCTGTTCGGAGAAGCGGGCGTCATCAGCCTGTGTCGAGCGCCGTTGGTTTTCTCAAGGGGATATAGCGCCGATTTACTTTAAGGGTGGAGGTAAGCAATTTATTGATCCCCATAGTGGAAAAAGAGGGATTCTGTTTAATGCAGCGGGGGCTGCTAAAACGGGCCAGGGAGGCTTTGTAGCCAATCGTCTGATACTGGGCCATGAGCAAGTTGCCAGTCTTGAGAGGCAACTGATTTTGGGTAGTGGTGGTCGCTGGCGCATTTGTGATCCTGTTCGGGATACCAAAGCCTGTAGATAG